A window of Bacteroidia bacterium genomic DNA:
GGCTTATGATGAAGGAAGAAGAATTGCTGAAAGTTTATTAACAGCTAATCCAAATGTGGACGGAATATGGTCTTGTGGAGGACAAATGTCTTTAGCAGCTGCTGAAGTTGTCGATGAGATGGGACTTAATCTTATCCCAATTACAGGTGAAGATTATAACGGTTTCTACAAATATTGGGTTGAAAATCAAAATCGTGGATTCTCTAGTATTTCACCAACTTATCCCTCATGGTTAGCAACTGATGGATTGGATACTATGGTTAATGTCTTAATGGGACAGTCTGTTGTTAAAACTTTATTGTATCCACCACCAATTGTAACTGACGAAACAGTTGGTAACTATGTAGTATACGATTTACCCGACAACGTTTGGGTTGCTACATCAGTTCCACATAGGTTTTTAGAGATGTGGTACAAATAGTCTACATAATGAAGATTTAATATTGAGGCAGGTAATAAAATGGGAAAGTTAGAAGATAAACTAGGACTACACTTAAATGAAATTAAAAAAAGAATAAAAATAGAGCGTACAATGTTTGTCTATTTAGCTCTAGTTATAATTGTAATACTTTTTGGAATAATTGTACCTGCCTCAGTTAGTAAAGGTAGTATAAGAAGTGTGCTTCGAGAATCTTCGTTATTAGGTATTGTCGCACTGGGACAAGGGATTTTAATGTTAGCTGGTGGGATGGATATTTCTGTTGGTAATATAATGTTTTTTACAATGATTTATGGTGGAAATTTTATGAGATCTCAACCAGAACGCTTGATTCCAATTTCTATCCTTTGCATAGGAATTGGTGCTCTTATTGGTTTTATTAATGGATTTGGTGTAGCGAAACTAAAAATATCACCAATCATAATGACTTTAGGCACCTCCTCAATTATTTATGGCTTTGTGTATATTTTTGGGGGAGCATTAATGGCTTCCCCTGCACCAAAAAATCTACAATATATTGGTAAAACCTTTGTATTTAACACAATTCCACTAACTAGCTTTATTTGGTTAGCATTAATTGTTATCTTTTTAATTGTATTGAATAAAAGCTCTTATGGGCGCTACATATATGCAGTTGGAAACAATTATAAAGCTACTTGGATGTCTGGTATTTCAAGTAATACAGTACTAATTTCTGCATATATTATTTGTGATAGTTTAGCTGCACTTGCAGGATTATTGCTTCTTGGTTACATGGGAACCCCAACTCTAAGATTCACAGATATATATACCATGGGATCAATAGCTGCTGTGGTTATGGGAGGAATTGAATTTTTCTCTGGAAAAGGTTCAATAATAGGGGTAATTGCTGGAGTCTTAATTGTTAGATTCTTATTTACCGTACTTGTCATGATGAACGTTCCAGAAGCAGGAAGAATGATTATTGAAGGGGCATTGATAATAGCTATTGTTGCACTTTATAATTTGAAGAAGATTGAATAGAGATATTTTGACTATTTTTGACAAACAAATAGGAGTGTAATTGAAATGAGTTTTATAATTGCCCAATTAGATTATGATTACCCAGATAATAAAATTGAAAAAATAATAATTGAACAGCAAGGTGGAACTCTTATTTCTTCTCAACTAAGAGACGAAGATGAAATAGTAGAGTTTGCAAAAGATGCAGATGGTTTAATTGTCCAATATGCAAATATTACTCAAGCTATTTTGGAAAAATTACCAAAGTGCAAAGTTGTGGGTAGATACGGAATTGGGGTTGATAACATTGATGTTGATGCAGCTAGGTCTATGAATATCAAAGTTGTTAATAATCCAGAGTATTGTATTGATGAAGTTTCAGATCACGCCTTAGCTTTTATTATGAGCTTGCATCGACAAATTGGATTAGGGACAACTCAAGTCCGTTCTGGTATTTGGGACTTTACAAAGCTTACCCCAATAAAAGCAACTAAAGATACTGTTATTGGCTTTGTTGGGTTTGGAAAAACAGCACAAGCTTTAGCAAGAAAATTGAATGGAATTGGCTTTATTAAGTTTGTTGCTTACGACCCATTCTTAAATAGAGAAGTTTTTAAACAGCTAAATGTGAAAAGTCACACCTTAGAAGAGGTAATGAAAAACTCTGATATTATTTCAATTCATAGTGCACTTACTCAAGAAACGAAGAACATGATTAGCAAGAATCTAATTGAGATGATGAAACCTACAGCATTTTTGATAAATACTTCGAGAGGTGGAGTTGTTGATAATGAAGCCTTATTTTTGGCTTTAGAAAACAATATAATTAGAGGTGCTGGTTTGGATGTCCTTGACGTAGAACCCCCCTTAAGCTTTGATAAAATAAAAAAGCTAGATAACCTTTACATAACACCTCATATTGCATTTTACTCGGAAACCTCAATAATTGAGTTAAGAACTTCAATAGCTGAACAAGTTGTACAAGTAGTGAAAGGTGAAAAACCTAAGTTTAGTCTATTTTAAAAACTCCCACCTACCTATTTAAAGTTTAACAGGAAGGGGGAGGGTAATAATCTTATCTAATTACTCTACCAGAAGCATTTCCTCTCATTAATCTCAACACATCTTCTTTAGAAGAGAAGTTTATATCTCCTTGTATAGAGTGGCATAAGCAAGATGCTGCAGTTGCATAATCAAGTACTGATTGAAGGGACTGTGAAAGTTCTTCATCAGTAAAAGCATATATTAAACCTGCACCAAAAGAATCACCACCACCAACTCTATCTACTATATTTTTTATTTCATAAGGGGCGAAAGATTCATCAACAACAGGTGAAAGGTATGTCTTATTAGTTTTTGGATCGTATAACAGTGAGCCCCAATTATTGTGACTGGCAGATATGCTCTCTCTTAAAGTGAAAGCTACATACTCCAAATTAGGAAACTGCCTATAAATTTCTTTTCCAACGTACTCGTAA
This region includes:
- a CDS encoding ABC transporter permease, which produces MGKLEDKLGLHLNEIKKRIKIERTMFVYLALVIIVILFGIIVPASVSKGSIRSVLRESSLLGIVALGQGILMLAGGMDISVGNIMFFTMIYGGNFMRSQPERLIPISILCIGIGALIGFINGFGVAKLKISPIIMTLGTSSIIYGFVYIFGGALMASPAPKNLQYIGKTFVFNTIPLTSFIWLALIVIFLIVLNKSSYGRYIYAVGNNYKATWMSGISSNTVLISAYIICDSLAALAGLLLLGYMGTPTLRFTDIYTMGSIAAVVMGGIEFFSGKGSIIGVIAGVLIVRFLFTVLVMMNVPEAGRMIIEGALIIAIVALYNLKKIE
- a CDS encoding C-terminal binding protein, yielding MSFIIAQLDYDYPDNKIEKIIIEQQGGTLISSQLRDEDEIVEFAKDADGLIVQYANITQAILEKLPKCKVVGRYGIGVDNIDVDAARSMNIKVVNNPEYCIDEVSDHALAFIMSLHRQIGLGTTQVRSGIWDFTKLTPIKATKDTVIGFVGFGKTAQALARKLNGIGFIKFVAYDPFLNREVFKQLNVKSHTLEEVMKNSDIISIHSALTQETKNMISKNLIEMMKPTAFLINTSRGGVVDNEALFLALENNIIRGAGLDVLDVEPPLSFDKIKKLDNLYITPHIAFYSETSIIELRTSIAEQVVQVVKGEKPKFSLF